Proteins from a genomic interval of Euleptes europaea isolate rEulEur1 chromosome 18, rEulEur1.hap1, whole genome shotgun sequence:
- the FGF11 gene encoding fibroblast growth factor 11: MAALASSLIRQKREVRDPAASRPVSAQRKVCPRGTKSLCQKQLLVLISKVRLCGGRRGRLEKTPEPQLKGIVTRLFCRHGYYLQVHPDGRIDGTREDTNGFALFNLIPVGLRVVAIQSTKSGQYVAMNAEGYLYTSAHFTTECRFKECVFENYYVMYSSTLYRQRESGRSWYLGINKDGQVMKGNRVKKTKAAAHFLPKLLEVALYREPSLHNVVESVLSKKAEEEDTAAPLIKEISKAEAT; the protein is encoded by the exons ATGGCGGCGCTGGCCAGCTCGCTCATCCGGCAGAAGCGCGAGGTGCGCGACCCGGCGGCCAGCCGGCCCGTCTCGGCGCAGCGCAAGGTGTGCCCGCGCGGCACCAAGTCGCTCTGCCAGAAGCAGCTGCTCGTCCTCATCTCCAAGGTCCGCCTGTGCGGGGGGCGCCGGGGCCGCCTCGAGAAGACGCCCG aaccgCAGCTGAAAGGCATCGTCACCAGGCTCTTCTGCCGGCATGGCTACTACCTCCAGGTCCACCCGGACGGCAGAATCGATGGCACGAGAGAGGATACCAATGGGTTCG CTCTCTTTAACCTGATCCCGGTGGGGCTCCGCGTGGTAGCCATCCAGAGCACCAAGTCGGGGCAGTACGTGGCCATGAACGCCGAGGGCTATCTCTATACCTCC gCTCACTTCACCACCGAGTGCCGTTTTAAGGAGTGTGTCTTTGAAAACTATTATGTGATGTATTCCTCCACCCTGTATCGGCAGCGGGAATCAGGTCGGTCATGGTATTTGGGTATCAACAAAGATGGGCAGGTGATGAAGGGAAACCGAGTCAAGAAGACCAAAGCCGCCGCCCACTTCCTTCCCAAACTGCTGGAAG tGGCGTTATATCGTGAGCCATCCCTTCACAACGTCGTTGAGTCGGTCCTGTCCAAGAAGGCAGAGGAGGAAGATACAGCTGCACCCCTCATCAAAGAGATATCTAAGGCTGAGGCCACGTAG